From a region of the Nonlabens dokdonensis DSW-6 genome:
- a CDS encoding RNA methyltransferase, with the protein MRKLLNEELERLTGDEFKESDKTPLVIVLDNVRSLNNVGSVFRSADAYLVEKIYLCGITAQPPHKDIRKTALGATETVAWEYTDQTMDVIEMLHKDGYLTCAIEQAEEAKTLYNFKPQKGQKVAVVLGNEVKGVQQEVVNACKETVELKQYGTKHSLNISVCAGIVIYDLFHKLYSNS; encoded by the coding sequence ATGCGCAAATTACTTAATGAAGAATTAGAACGTCTTACAGGTGATGAATTTAAAGAAAGTGACAAAACACCTCTCGTTATTGTGCTGGACAACGTGCGCAGCTTGAATAATGTAGGCTCAGTATTTAGAAGCGCAGATGCCTATCTTGTAGAAAAAATATATCTGTGCGGTATTACTGCCCAGCCACCTCATAAAGATATTAGAAAAACGGCTTTAGGAGCGACAGAAACCGTTGCATGGGAATATACTGATCAAACTATGGATGTCATTGAAATGCTACATAAAGATGGCTACCTTACCTGTGCTATTGAACAGGCTGAAGAAGCTAAAACTTTGTACAATTTTAAACCTCAAAAAGGTCAAAAAGTAGCTGTTGTTTTAGGAAATGAGGTAAAAGGCGTCCAGCAAGAAGTGGTTAATGCATGTAAAGAAACTGTTGAACTTAAACAGTATGGAACTAAACATAGTCTAAATATATCCGTTTGTGCTGGAATAGTTATCTATGATTTGTTTCATAAACTCTACTCTAATTCATAA
- a CDS encoding PorP/SprF family type IX secretion system membrane protein → MKKLFILLAVVFSGQLAIAQEGVPVYIDYLTDNYYLIHPSMAGAAACGKVRGTVRQQWFDQEDAPNLQTLSFNTGVGENSGVGAILFNDKNGYHSQTGAYLSYAYHLQVGGGFEDLNRLSFGISAGMVQSRLDESDFDLTDFDPIITGVLRSDSYFNVDIGMSYFYKEFYAHFTVKNAIFQNREIYSEGFESTNQRRYVATLGYLFAPRNSDWQFEPSVLYQRTDRTAEQFMDINAKAYYDLNDNSVLYMGLSYRQSFDGAEFLDGDSVQEQNLSLLSPLFGIKYNEFTFGYNYSYQFGDIRFANGGFHQITLGIDFLCRKDRWSCNCPAVNL, encoded by the coding sequence ATGAAGAAACTATTCATTTTACTAGCTGTTGTTTTTAGTGGTCAGCTAGCCATCGCACAAGAAGGTGTCCCAGTTTATATCGATTATTTAACAGACAACTATTATTTGATCCACCCATCTATGGCAGGTGCTGCAGCTTGCGGTAAAGTAAGAGGTACTGTAAGGCAACAATGGTTTGATCAAGAAGACGCACCTAATTTACAAACCTTAAGTTTCAATACTGGAGTAGGAGAAAATAGCGGTGTAGGTGCCATTTTATTTAATGACAAAAATGGATATCATTCGCAAACTGGTGCTTACTTATCTTATGCCTATCACCTTCAAGTAGGTGGAGGATTTGAAGATTTAAACAGACTTTCCTTCGGTATTAGTGCTGGTATGGTACAAAGTAGGCTAGATGAATCTGATTTTGACCTAACTGACTTTGACCCAATTATTACTGGTGTTTTAAGAAGTGACTCTTATTTTAACGTAGATATAGGAATGTCCTACTTCTATAAAGAGTTTTATGCACACTTTACCGTGAAAAACGCCATCTTTCAAAACCGCGAGATTTATTCAGAAGGATTTGAAAGTACAAACCAGCGTCGTTATGTAGCTACACTAGGTTACTTATTTGCCCCTCGTAATAGCGACTGGCAGTTTGAACCATCTGTATTATATCAGCGTACAGATCGTACGGCAGAGCAATTCATGGATATCAATGCAAAAGCATACTACGACCTCAACGACAACAGTGTTCTGTATATGGGGCTTTCTTATCGTCAAAGTTTTGATGGAGCTGAGTTCCTCGATGGAGATAGCGTCCAAGAACAAAACTTATCATTACTTTCTCCGTTATTTGGGATTAAGTATAACGAATTTACCTTCGGTTATAATTATAGTTATCAGTTTGGTGATATACGCTTTGCAAATGGTGGTTTCCACCAGATCACTTTAGGTATTGATTTCTTATGTAGAAAAGACCGTTGGAGTTGTAATTGTCCTGCTGTCAATTTATAA
- a CDS encoding NifU family protein, which translates to MKKHEITIIPTSNEAIIKFESNHFLVKNHSYEFKNIDEAKPSPLAQQLFYLPFVKTVYIAQNFIAIERYDIVAWDDVKSEVADQISEYLNSGEVLIKSEEEKKKVPVTVYAEATPNPNAMKFVANKKLTVNSKEFKSINDTETDTLPRALYSFPFIKEIYVDENYISIQKHDVVSWDEVTHEVRSFIRESLESGKSIGETKHESAAIVKEKGETVDLPKFENLDDVSKKIVEILDEYIKPAVASDGGNIVFEGYEESNGEVRVILQGACSGCPSSTMTLRNGIETMLKDMIPGKIDRVVALNG; encoded by the coding sequence ATGAAAAAGCACGAGATAACAATTATACCTACTAGTAATGAGGCGATCATTAAATTTGAGAGCAATCATTTTCTTGTAAAAAATCACAGTTACGAATTTAAAAATATTGATGAGGCAAAACCATCGCCTCTTGCTCAACAATTATTTTATTTACCTTTTGTAAAAACAGTTTATATAGCTCAAAATTTTATTGCAATCGAGAGGTACGATATTGTAGCATGGGATGATGTAAAAAGTGAAGTTGCAGATCAAATTTCAGAATACTTAAACAGTGGAGAGGTGCTTATTAAATCTGAAGAAGAGAAAAAGAAAGTACCGGTAACGGTATATGCTGAGGCAACACCTAATCCAAACGCTATGAAATTTGTTGCTAACAAAAAACTGACAGTAAATAGCAAGGAATTTAAAAGCATTAATGACACTGAGACAGATACGTTGCCTAGAGCGCTGTATAGTTTCCCTTTTATAAAGGAAATTTATGTTGATGAAAATTATATTTCTATTCAAAAACATGATGTGGTTTCTTGGGATGAGGTAACTCATGAAGTACGTTCTTTTATTAGAGAGTCACTAGAAAGCGGTAAAAGCATAGGAGAGACTAAACATGAAAGCGCAGCCATCGTTAAAGAAAAAGGAGAAACTGTGGACTTACCTAAGTTTGAGAATCTAGACGATGTTTCAAAGAAGATTGTCGAAATTCTCGATGAATATATCAAACCAGCTGTTGCAAGTGATGGAGGTAATATCGTTTTTGAAGGATATGAAGAAAGCAATGGAGAAGTACGCGTTATTCTTCAAGGTGCTTGTAGTGGTTGCCCTTCTTCTACCATGACCTTGAGAAATGGAATTGAAACGATGTTAAAGGACATGATACCAGGTAAGATTGATCGAGTAGTTGCCCTTAATGGATAA
- a CDS encoding dodecin family protein, translated as MAVLKVIEILANSEKSWEEATNKAVEHASKSVKNIRSVYVNEQSAQVKDGKVSEYRVNVKITFEVK; from the coding sequence ATGGCAGTTTTAAAAGTAATCGAAATTTTAGCAAACAGCGAAAAGAGCTGGGAAGAAGCAACAAATAAGGCTGTAGAGCACGCCTCAAAAAGTGTCAAAAACATCAGATCTGTTTACGTAAATGAGCAAAGTGCTCAAGTAAAGGACGGCAAAGTTTCTGAGTATAGAGTTAATGTAAAGATCACTTTTGAAGTGAAATAA
- the tsaB gene encoding tRNA (adenosine(37)-N6)-threonylcarbamoyltransferase complex dimerization subunit type 1 TsaB — translation MSLILCVETTSTNCSVALASEKGHFKNDLEIENCLDLLEDNSDGYSHGERLHIYVKEILTRNNFSEKDLDAVAVSEGPGSYTGLRIGVAAVKGLCYALDIPMIAVSTLASLSRQNTIKENISIPMLDARRMEVYAAIFDRKEQIEPPAAVVLDENSFARFRESGNITFIGTGVEKFKELILEEKHTYSSTNPTALTMCDLAMNKYKKNDTVDVAYFEPFYLKEFRTG, via the coding sequence ATGTCGCTAATTTTATGCGTAGAGACGACTTCTACAAATTGCTCCGTAGCGCTTGCTAGTGAGAAAGGTCATTTTAAAAACGATTTGGAAATAGAGAACTGCCTTGATCTATTAGAGGATAATAGTGATGGTTATAGTCATGGAGAGCGCTTACATATTTACGTAAAAGAGATTCTAACTCGCAATAACTTTTCAGAAAAAGATTTAGATGCCGTTGCGGTGAGTGAAGGACCAGGTTCTTATACCGGTTTAAGAATAGGTGTAGCAGCAGTAAAAGGTTTATGCTACGCGCTAGACATACCGATGATTGCTGTTAGTACGTTAGCTTCTTTAAGCAGACAAAATACAATCAAAGAAAACATCTCAATTCCTATGTTAGATGCCCGTAGAATGGAAGTATATGCGGCAATTTTTGATAGAAAGGAGCAAATAGAACCACCAGCCGCAGTTGTGCTAGATGAGAATAGTTTTGCCCGCTTTCGCGAAAGCGGAAACATCACCTTCATAGGAACAGGAGTAGAAAAATTCAAGGAACTTATTTTAGAAGAAAAACACACTTACTCGAGCACAAATCCTACAGCTCTAACAATGTGTGATCTTGCTATGAATAAATACAAAAAAAACGACACTGTTGATGTCGCTTATTTTGAACCTTTTTATCTAAAAGAATTTAGGACAGGATAA
- a CDS encoding efflux RND transporter periplasmic adaptor subunit translates to MKKAILIIVILLVVAVLAFVGYKMFAGQGEKGITVEIMEVVAMDVTETVSATGKIKPEIEVSISPEVPGEIIELPIREGQAVQKGELLARINPDLLQSSVSRSRAGLANTKAGFEQAKASLVEAKANYQRAATLFEKGVISRAEFDTTTAAYERAKAAERSAYFSVQSAGATVNEATDNLGRTSIFAPMTGTISLLAVELGERVVGTQQMAGTELLRVADLSQMEVEVDVNENDIVKIELGDKAIVEVDAYLKRQFEGEVTEIANTATGTLSADQVTNFKVKVRILPDSYKELVEGKSENYSPFKPGMTATVDIITREKNDAIAVPISSIVVKNDTVETATKSLRDKTTSSDEKFECVYLEKNGKAKLQVVTTGIQDDKNIVILSGLKKGDKVITGPYRTVTKTLRSGKAVTSKDDKKDASNSSEEVKEEE, encoded by the coding sequence ATGAAAAAAGCAATACTAATTATAGTTATTCTTCTTGTTGTAGCAGTTCTAGCCTTCGTAGGTTATAAAATGTTTGCTGGTCAAGGAGAAAAAGGGATCACTGTAGAAATCATGGAAGTGGTTGCTATGGACGTTACTGAAACTGTAAGTGCTACTGGTAAAATTAAGCCTGAAATTGAAGTGAGCATCTCTCCAGAAGTTCCTGGTGAGATTATTGAATTACCTATAAGAGAAGGTCAAGCAGTACAAAAAGGAGAGCTTCTCGCTAGAATCAACCCAGATTTGCTACAATCTAGTGTGAGTAGATCTCGAGCAGGACTAGCAAATACTAAAGCTGGATTTGAACAAGCAAAGGCTAGTTTAGTAGAAGCAAAGGCAAACTATCAACGTGCTGCAACATTATTTGAAAAAGGAGTTATCTCCAGAGCAGAGTTTGACACGACTACTGCAGCTTATGAAAGAGCAAAAGCAGCAGAACGTTCTGCATACTTTTCTGTACAAAGTGCTGGTGCAACAGTAAATGAGGCGACTGATAATTTAGGGCGCACAAGTATTTTTGCTCCCATGACTGGAACGATCTCTTTACTTGCTGTTGAATTAGGAGAACGAGTGGTAGGTACACAACAAATGGCAGGAACAGAACTACTGCGTGTTGCTGATTTATCTCAAATGGAAGTAGAAGTAGATGTTAATGAAAATGACATCGTAAAGATAGAATTAGGCGATAAAGCAATTGTAGAAGTAGATGCTTATTTGAAAAGACAATTTGAAGGAGAAGTTACTGAAATTGCAAACACTGCAACTGGTACCTTAAGTGCTGATCAAGTAACCAACTTCAAAGTAAAAGTGAGAATACTACCTGACAGTTATAAAGAATTAGTGGAAGGAAAAAGTGAAAACTATAGTCCATTCAAACCAGGAATGACAGCTACCGTAGACATTATTACTAGAGAAAAAAATGATGCTATCGCTGTACCTATTAGCTCTATTGTTGTAAAAAACGACACCGTAGAGACTGCTACAAAATCCTTGAGGGACAAAACTACATCAAGCGATGAAAAGTTTGAATGTGTTTATCTAGAAAAGAATGGTAAAGCAAAACTTCAAGTAGTCACAACTGGAATACAAGATGATAAGAATATCGTTATTTTATCTGGGCTTAAAAAAGGAGACAAAGTGATTACTGGACCTTATAGAACAGTCACTAAAACCCTAAGGTCAGGTAAAGCGGTGACTTCTAAAGATGATAAAAAAGACGCTTCAAATTCCTCAGAAGAAGTAAAAGAAGAAGAATAA
- a CDS encoding TolC family protein codes for MKKLIICSIALFSFAFAKAQTQKQWTLQECVQYALDNNISIQQSELDLKAVDADRLSAIGNLLPSLSASTSLSENTGLSFNPVTNNAQTTTFLSATGRINVGYTVFNGLRNFRQLQRAEISQIANQYRLDKMKDDIALAVANNYLQILNNKANLETLIAQNLVTKEQVEQTQTLVDAGQLPKGDLLEIKATDAGEQQQIIIAQNAVTISKVSLAQLLLIDDYATFDIAEDDFEIIDSGISDQPVTSIINSAEENRSEVKIAEQNVELARKDLQIAKGAYYPTLSAFFGYDTRYTDATSFGQRIADPNNPTITRQIGTVENTGQAVVSEVPNTESFIVGASPFIEQLYTNDGIGYGFQLNIPIFNGFSARSNVQRNEINLERSELQLKQAQLDLESTVYQAYVDVQGAHKSYEAAKTSLESQELAYEYARERYNVGLTNAFDFSQSKLRYDNTKISLNQAKYDYIFRLKVLELFFGIDPKDLKL; via the coding sequence ATGAAGAAGTTAATAATTTGCAGTATCGCTCTATTTAGTTTCGCTTTCGCGAAAGCGCAAACACAAAAACAATGGACATTACAAGAATGTGTACAATACGCACTAGATAACAACATTTCCATACAACAAAGCGAGCTAGACCTCAAAGCAGTAGATGCAGACAGGTTAAGTGCCATAGGAAATTTATTACCTAGCTTATCGGCAAGTACAAGTTTATCTGAAAATACAGGTCTTAGTTTTAATCCAGTAACTAACAATGCACAAACAACAACTTTCCTGTCTGCAACAGGAAGAATTAACGTTGGGTATACTGTTTTCAATGGACTAAGAAATTTTAGACAATTACAACGTGCTGAAATCTCTCAAATCGCTAACCAGTATAGATTAGATAAAATGAAGGATGATATTGCACTAGCAGTAGCAAACAATTACCTTCAAATTCTTAATAATAAAGCAAACTTAGAGACTTTAATCGCTCAAAACCTTGTCACCAAAGAACAAGTAGAACAAACACAAACTCTTGTGGATGCAGGTCAATTGCCTAAAGGCGATTTACTAGAAATTAAAGCAACTGATGCTGGTGAACAGCAACAAATTATTATAGCCCAAAATGCTGTAACTATTAGTAAGGTAAGCCTTGCACAACTACTCTTAATTGATGATTACGCCACTTTTGATATTGCCGAAGATGATTTTGAAATTATAGACTCTGGTATTTCAGACCAACCTGTTACGAGTATCATCAACTCTGCTGAAGAAAATAGATCAGAAGTTAAAATTGCAGAGCAAAACGTGGAGCTTGCTAGAAAAGATTTACAAATTGCAAAAGGAGCTTACTACCCTACTTTAAGTGCGTTTTTCGGTTACGATACTAGATATACTGATGCTACTTCATTTGGACAGCGTATTGCTGATCCCAATAACCCTACAATTACAAGACAAATAGGAACCGTTGAAAATACAGGACAAGCTGTCGTTAGCGAAGTGCCGAATACAGAAAGTTTTATCGTAGGTGCAAGTCCTTTCATAGAGCAATTATATACTAACGATGGTATAGGCTATGGATTCCAACTTAACATTCCTATTTTTAATGGTTTCAGCGCTCGTAGTAACGTGCAACGTAATGAGATAAATCTAGAAAGAAGTGAGCTGCAGCTCAAACAAGCACAGCTCGATCTTGAAAGCACTGTTTATCAAGCCTATGTAGATGTTCAAGGAGCACATAAATCTTATGAAGCCGCAAAAACATCACTTGAGTCTCAAGAATTAGCTTATGAATATGCTAGAGAAAGATACAATGTGGGGTTAACAAACGCATTTGATTTTAGTCAGAGTAAATTGAGATATGACAATACCAAGATTTCCCTTAATCAAGCTAAATACGATTACATATTTAGACTTAAGGTTCTTGAATTATTTTTTGGTATCGATCCAAAAGACTTAAAACTTTAA
- a CDS encoding efflux RND transporter periplasmic adaptor subunit, which yields MKRTGTVITLLVIVLLAAAGIYYIWQKDQQDPITYTTEQPTKETIIKETVATGSIVPKEEVNIKPNISGVIDKVHVVAGDFVEAGDLIAEIKVVPNVSSLTNAKNSIDQARNSVQTAKLALDNQQIIYDRQKSLFEKGVVAANEFDLAQNAYNNALQRYKQEQVNLRGAQQNYDILRTGTTSGALGKYAQTAIRSTVAGMILDVPVKEGNQVIEANNFNEGTSIAVIADIKKMIFEGKVDESEVGKIKEGLDLEITVGAFDNKKFDAILDYVAPKGIAENGAIQFAIKGTLKETAKDSTFIRAGLSANASIILDRRDNVLSIKEALVQYDPETKKPFVEVATGDQQFERRDVELGLSNGINVEVISGVSEGDNIKVWNALKAPTGRGGYGG from the coding sequence ATGAAACGTACAGGAACCGTAATTACATTATTAGTAATTGTATTGCTAGCCGCAGCAGGAATTTATTACATCTGGCAAAAGGATCAACAAGACCCTATTACCTATACTACCGAGCAACCTACAAAGGAAACCATAATCAAGGAAACCGTCGCTACAGGAAGCATCGTTCCAAAAGAAGAAGTAAACATCAAACCTAACATTTCTGGTGTGATTGATAAAGTGCATGTAGTGGCTGGAGATTTTGTAGAAGCTGGAGATTTAATTGCTGAAATCAAAGTAGTGCCTAATGTAAGTTCTCTTACAAATGCAAAAAACAGCATCGATCAAGCTCGTAATTCTGTACAAACTGCAAAATTAGCTCTAGATAATCAGCAAATTATTTACGATAGACAAAAATCCCTTTTTGAAAAAGGTGTCGTTGCTGCAAATGAATTTGATCTTGCCCAAAACGCATACAATAACGCGTTGCAACGTTATAAACAAGAGCAAGTAAACTTGCGTGGTGCACAACAGAATTATGACATATTACGCACGGGAACAACATCTGGAGCGCTAGGTAAATATGCTCAAACGGCCATTAGATCTACTGTAGCAGGTATGATTTTAGACGTACCTGTAAAAGAAGGAAACCAAGTGATAGAAGCAAATAACTTCAATGAAGGTACTTCCATTGCCGTGATTGCTGATATTAAAAAAATGATCTTTGAAGGAAAAGTAGATGAAAGCGAGGTAGGTAAAATTAAAGAAGGACTTGACTTAGAAATTACCGTAGGAGCATTTGACAACAAAAAGTTTGATGCCATCTTAGATTACGTAGCTCCTAAAGGTATTGCAGAAAATGGAGCCATCCAGTTTGCTATTAAAGGAACATTAAAAGAAACTGCAAAAGACTCGACCTTCATACGCGCAGGATTAAGCGCAAATGCAAGTATTATTTTAGATCGTAGAGATAACGTTTTAAGCATCAAAGAAGCCCTTGTTCAATACGATCCTGAAACTAAAAAGCCTTTTGTGGAAGTTGCTACAGGAGATCAACAATTTGAACGCAGAGATGTAGAGCTAGGATTAAGCAATGGAATCAATGTGGAAGTAATTTCAGGAGTTTCTGAAGGTGATAATATTAAGGTTTGGAACGCTTTAAAGGCGCCAACAGGACGTGGTGGTTACGGCGGTTAA
- a CDS encoding ABC transporter permease: MFSRDRWNEILEALNSNKLRTILTAFGVFWGIFILVALLALTNGLRNGATANFANSATNSMFMWGQSTSMAYKGMNKGRRVQFKLADVEVLKQKLPELKYVSPRLQLGGYRGANNVTRNEKTGAFQVNGDYPEYINQQYMDIVKGRWINYSDIQKEMKSAVIGTDVVKALYDIGEEPIGTYIKLQGVNFKVVGVFENPNTQGDSEEEANTIFIPFTTFGKAFNTADDVGWMAITAVDEVSITSIKEQVLAIMRDQRGVHPEDTRAIGNFDRAEMFARFTGLFDVLSLVGYVVGALVLLSGGIGISNIMLIVVKERTNEIGVRRALGATPWNIKAQILQESIVLTMISGLAGIAFASGLIWVMNYLLDQSGTVENFANPSVNITVVIIALIILTISGLLAGFIPASRATTMKPVDALRTE; the protein is encoded by the coding sequence ATGTTTAGTAGAGATCGATGGAATGAAATTTTAGAAGCGCTCAATTCAAATAAATTGAGAACAATTCTTACCGCGTTTGGAGTTTTTTGGGGCATCTTTATTTTAGTTGCTTTACTTGCTTTAACTAACGGGCTTAGAAATGGAGCTACAGCAAATTTTGCTAACAGCGCAACAAATTCTATGTTCATGTGGGGCCAAAGTACCTCAATGGCTTATAAAGGAATGAATAAAGGCCGTAGGGTTCAATTCAAACTAGCAGATGTAGAAGTTCTCAAACAAAAATTACCTGAACTTAAATATGTCTCTCCTAGATTACAATTAGGAGGCTATCGAGGAGCTAATAATGTTACTCGTAATGAAAAAACTGGCGCTTTTCAAGTGAACGGCGACTATCCAGAATATATCAACCAGCAATACATGGATATTGTTAAAGGAAGATGGATCAACTATTCTGATATCCAAAAAGAAATGAAAAGTGCTGTAATAGGTACTGATGTTGTAAAAGCATTGTACGATATAGGAGAAGAACCTATAGGAACATATATTAAATTACAAGGTGTTAACTTTAAAGTAGTAGGTGTGTTTGAAAATCCTAATACCCAAGGTGACAGCGAAGAAGAGGCAAATACAATTTTTATTCCATTTACCACATTTGGTAAAGCATTTAACACGGCTGATGATGTAGGATGGATGGCGATTACAGCAGTAGATGAAGTTTCAATAACTAGTATCAAAGAACAAGTATTGGCTATCATGCGTGATCAAAGAGGCGTTCACCCTGAAGATACACGTGCGATAGGTAATTTTGATAGAGCAGAAATGTTTGCTCGTTTTACAGGTCTTTTTGATGTGTTATCACTAGTAGGATATGTAGTAGGTGCATTAGTATTACTTTCTGGAGGAATAGGAATAAGCAACATCATGCTTATAGTCGTAAAAGAACGCACAAATGAAATAGGTGTTCGTCGCGCACTCGGAGCAACACCTTGGAATATCAAAGCACAAATTCTTCAAGAATCTATTGTATTAACCATGATTTCTGGTTTAGCAGGAATTGCTTTTGCATCAGGATTAATTTGGGTAATGAATTATTTATTAGATCAAAGTGGTACTGTAGAGAATTTTGCAAACCCATCAGTTAACATCACTGTAGTGATCATTGCGCTCATCATACTAACTATCTCAGGATTACTAGCAGGATTTATTCCTGCATCACGCGCTACCACTATGAAACCAGTAGACGCATTAAGAACAGAATAA
- a CDS encoding ABC transporter permease, giving the protein MFNIERWQEIFDTIKKNKLRTFLTSLSVASGILILVILLGFSSGIENGVRSQFEQDATNRISINTRTTTKGYKGLNPGRRLQLTNKDYENLNNKYEDQIEFKTSLYRSWGGQVNYKEKQGSYRIEGVFADQQWIENATLSQGRFISQSDIDESRKVGVIGYQMKEDLFPNTNPIGKTILLNNNINFIVVGVYTDPGGSREESRLFIPVTTAQKVFNAGENIDRIAYTVKMSDNFDEAVALSAAMSQAIDQDLRSKFSVAPDDRVAIRVDDTLEEAQKIYSLIDTIRAVFWFIGIGTIIAGVVGVGNIMLIVVKERTKEIGIRKALGALPSEIIWMVLQESIFITAIAGFVGLFLGVGILELIGPSMEMDFIKDPTVDFATSITTVVILVVSGALAGFIPARRAANIKPIEALRDE; this is encoded by the coding sequence ATGTTTAATATTGAACGATGGCAGGAGATATTTGATACTATTAAAAAGAACAAGCTACGCACCTTTCTTACCAGTTTATCTGTAGCTTCTGGTATTCTTATTCTTGTTATTCTGCTAGGCTTTTCCTCAGGAATTGAAAATGGAGTTCGCTCTCAATTTGAACAAGATGCGACAAACCGGATAAGTATAAACACTAGAACTACAACCAAAGGCTATAAAGGTCTCAATCCTGGACGAAGATTACAATTGACCAATAAGGATTATGAAAACCTAAATAATAAATACGAGGATCAAATTGAGTTTAAAACAAGTCTATATAGATCTTGGGGTGGACAAGTAAATTATAAAGAAAAGCAAGGTAGCTATCGTATAGAAGGTGTTTTTGCAGACCAACAATGGATTGAAAATGCAACTTTATCACAAGGTAGATTTATATCGCAGTCAGATATTGATGAGTCTCGTAAAGTAGGTGTGATAGGTTATCAAATGAAAGAAGATCTTTTTCCTAATACTAATCCGATAGGAAAAACCATACTATTAAATAACAACATAAATTTTATAGTCGTAGGAGTTTATACCGATCCTGGCGGCTCTAGAGAAGAATCCCGATTATTTATACCTGTTACAACAGCCCAAAAGGTTTTTAATGCTGGTGAGAATATTGACCGCATTGCTTATACCGTTAAAATGAGCGATAATTTTGATGAAGCTGTTGCATTAAGTGCTGCAATGAGTCAAGCTATTGATCAAGATTTAAGATCAAAATTTAGTGTTGCGCCAGACGACAGAGTTGCAATAAGAGTGGACGATACACTTGAAGAAGCTCAAAAGATCTATAGTTTGATAGACACTATCAGAGCAGTGTTTTGGTTTATAGGAATAGGAACCATAATTGCTGGTGTTGTAGGTGTAGGAAATATTATGCTTATAGTAGTTAAAGAACGTACTAAAGAAATAGGAATAAGAAAAGCTCTCGGAGCCCTACCAAGCGAGATCATATGGATGGTCTTACAAGAGTCTATTTTTATAACAGCAATAGCTGGATTTGTAGGACTCTTTTTAGGAGTGGGAATTTTAGAGTTAATAGGTCCGTCAATGGAAATGGATTTTATAAAAGACCCTACAGTAGATTTTGCTACATCAATCACTACGGTTGTAATTCTAGTAGTATCCGGAGCACTTGCTGGATTTATACCGGCTAGAAGAGCTGCAAATATTAAACCTATAGAAGCCTTAAGAGACGAATAA
- a CDS encoding ABC transporter ATP-binding protein: MIEITDLHKSYITGNTSLHVLKGIDFSVKEGELVSIMGSSGSGKSTLLNILGMLDEADSGSYTLDNTPIKNLNEKIAAQYRNKFLGFIFQSFNLINYKNAIDNVALPLYYQKVGRKERDEKAMHYLEKVGLADWANHLPNQLSGGQKQRVAIARALASDPKVLLADEPTGALDTKTSYEVMDLIQGINEEGRTILVVTHEPDIAEMTKRIVNLKDGRIIDDRLVNQVKAKAHV, encoded by the coding sequence ATGATAGAAATAACTGATTTACACAAATCCTATATTACAGGAAATACCTCTTTACATGTTTTAAAAGGTATTGACTTTTCTGTAAAAGAAGGTGAATTGGTATCCATTATGGGTTCTTCTGGATCTGGAAAATCCACATTACTTAATATTTTAGGAATGCTAGATGAGGCCGACAGTGGTTCTTATACTCTAGACAATACTCCTATTAAAAATCTAAATGAGAAAATAGCGGCACAGTATCGCAACAAGTTTTTAGGTTTTATCTTTCAATCTTTCAATCTTATCAATTACAAGAATGCTATTGATAACGTAGCCTTACCACTATACTATCAAAAAGTAGGTCGTAAAGAGCGTGATGAAAAAGCGATGCACTATCTAGAGAAAGTAGGACTTGCAGACTGGGCAAATCATTTACCAAATCAGCTTTCTGGTGGACAAAAACAACGTGTAGCTATTGCAAGAGCCTTAGCAAGTGACCCAAAAGTTCTTCTTGCTGATGAACCTACAGGAGCTTTAGACACAAAAACTTCTTATGAAGTCATGGATTTAATACAAGGAATCAATGAAGAAGGAAGGACTATCTTAGTTGTTACACACGAGCCCGATATTGCCGAAATGACTAAACGTATCGTTAATCTAAAGGACGGGCGTATTATTGATGACAGATTAGTAAATCAAGTAAAAGCAAAAGCTCATGTTTAA